One genomic window of Candidatus Tanganyikabacteria bacterium includes the following:
- a CDS encoding ABC transporter ATP-binding protein, whose product MNVAVIETSGLTKAFAPGRGVFDLDLAVAEHEIFGFLGPNGAGKTTTIRLLLDFLRPAAGHARVFGLDTRRQSVAIRAKLGYVPGEVHLPEHLTGREFIAYQSALRGSAVPERRLAELVSALDFDPSLRMKTLSKGNKQKMALIQAMVHDPPLLVLDEPTEGLDPLMQHTFYGLLEAYRAAGGTVFMSSHVLPEVERVCDRVAIIRAGRLAVVESVADLVGRKVRNLEVVFGADIQAAAFLDGLEGVTVRSWENRRANFAVAGAVDPVLKRLAAFPVADLTFAPASLEEAFMDYYRQVEP is encoded by the coding sequence GTGAACGTGGCGGTCATCGAAACTTCCGGCCTGACGAAGGCCTTCGCCCCCGGCCGCGGCGTGTTCGACCTGGATCTCGCGGTCGCCGAGCACGAAATCTTCGGGTTCCTCGGACCCAACGGCGCAGGCAAGACCACCACCATCCGGCTCCTGCTCGACTTCCTGCGCCCGGCGGCCGGCCACGCGCGGGTCTTCGGCCTGGATACCCGCCGGCAGTCGGTGGCCATCCGCGCGAAACTGGGCTACGTCCCGGGCGAGGTCCATCTGCCGGAGCACCTGACGGGCCGCGAGTTCATCGCCTACCAGTCCGCCTTGCGAGGCAGCGCCGTGCCGGAGCGGCGCCTGGCGGAACTGGTCTCCGCCCTGGACTTCGACCCGTCGCTCCGGATGAAGACCCTGTCGAAGGGCAACAAGCAGAAGATGGCGCTGATCCAGGCCATGGTTCACGATCCGCCCCTGCTCGTGCTCGACGAGCCGACCGAGGGGCTCGATCCGCTCATGCAGCACACGTTCTACGGCTTGCTGGAGGCTTACCGCGCGGCCGGGGGGACGGTCTTCATGTCGAGCCACGTCCTGCCGGAAGTGGAGCGCGTCTGCGATCGGGTGGCGATCATCCGCGCCGGTCGCCTGGCGGTGGTGGAAAGCGTGGCCGACCTGGTTGGCCGCAAGGTACGCAACCTCGAAGTCGTGTTCGGCGCCGATATACAGGCCGCGGCCTTCCTGGACGGCCTCGAAGGCGTCACCGTGCGGTCCTGGGAGAACCGTCGGGCCAATTTCGCCGTGGCCGGGGCGGTGGATCCGGTGCTCAAGCGGCTGGCGGCGTTCCCTGTGGCCGACCTGACGTTCGCGCCGGCCTCGCTGGAGGAGGCCTTCATGGACTACTACAGGCAGGTCGAGCCATGA